A DNA window from Ipomoea triloba cultivar NCNSP0323 chromosome 10, ASM357664v1 contains the following coding sequences:
- the LOC116032764 gene encoding protein DMP6-like: MEINVGNEDLSPSSPNVLVSEKVPLLVPEVEKNLVQKAISQTFESAAHLANLLPTGAVLAFQLLSPIFSNQGDCDAVSRFMTAGLVAMCGLSCFLLSFTDSYKDQKGNVCYGVATLNGLWVIDGSVSLPPEVAAKYKVKFIDFVHAVMSVLVFGAIALFDQNVVSCFYPAPSKEAQEILTAVPVGIGVVCSMLFVVFPTKRHGIGFPLTADN; this comes from the coding sequence ATGGAGATTAATGTGGGAAACGAAGATTTGTCGCCCTCGTCCCCTAATGTTCTTGTTAGTGAAAAGGTTCCATTGTTGGTGCCCGAAGTGGAGAAAAACCTCGTACAGAAAGCGATTAGTCAAACGTTCGAGAGCGCCGCCCATTTGGCCAACCTGTTACCGACCGGAGCGGTTCTCGCTTTCCAGCTTCTATCGCCCATATTCTCCAACCAGGGCGACTGCGACGCCGTTAGCCGGTTCATGACGGCGGGTCTGGTCGCGATGTGCGGGCTCTCGTGTTTTCTTCTCAGCTTCACCGACAGCTACAAGGACCAGAAGGGGAACGTGTGTTACGGGGTGGCGACGCTGAATGGGCTGTGGGTGATTGATGGGTCGGTGAGTTTGCCGCCGGAAGTTGCGGCCAAGTACAAGGTGAAATTCATTGATTTCGTGCACGCCGTCATGTCGGTCCTGGTTTTTGGGGCGATTGCGCTGTTTGATCAGAATGTTGTGAGTTGTTTTTACCCGGCGCCGTCCAAGGAAGCGCAGGAGATCCTCACGGCGGTGCCGGTCGGAATTGGGGTGGTTTGTAGTATGCTTTTTGTTGTTTTCCCTACCAAACGCCATGGGATTGGTTTTCCCTTAACGGCTGATAATTAA